One Eriocheir sinensis breed Jianghai 21 unplaced genomic scaffold, ASM2467909v1 Scaffold799, whole genome shotgun sequence genomic region harbors:
- the LOC126994445 gene encoding piggyBac transposable element-derived protein 4-like — protein MPKAATQGPKGTAAASSHAPGPSGYRPAPRRRPVQPDKYMRLLFSTDGNDNDISDSEFVLDSDSDSDSDFDSDSESDRDNELREGEDDHRNREVPLPETPDFSFAWSEGSDFVPDLHEFCSDRSGVTRDWPCNDQSNESDFFRAYLDDELMSFVAHHTNDHFRLVCEGMNGLPPTSRARKWEDTTARELIVFISLILLMPLCKKHYVQDYWRNDTLCHPLYGKYMTRDRFLLLLGFLNFSNSENSNDNGPLRKVNEIISMIVARYQKYFHPFQKLVIDESLVLHKGRLSFKQYIPTKRHRFGIKLFVLCDCDTGIVLDVLVYAGAQTDIPTVSKKDPRGKSGAVVCKMMAPYFGKGHILYTDNWYTSPALCQFLHDNNTGSCGTVRRNRKFMPKFDVQKTIVDDPSKPANDDTTRTRGRKKDMYTQKEKAGKLLALRWSDKRDVHLLSTVHTGAMAYTGKRHWGTRKEIWKPDVVHDYTMNMRMVDKCDGQITGIECMRRSTRWQVKLFFHLIDMTMLNAYNMWLATHEPTPTKKIMLRQFVYNTAMQLLEKYGELTSATMGRRPAQLLYRLQPSNRHTPVYTEIVNGRRVSKQCYVCKHTTRRPQKRTRITIMCKECNVPLCVGDCYEAFHNLVNF, from the exons atgcctaaagctgcaacccaaggtcccaaag gtactgccgctgcaagcagtcatgccccaggtccttcggggtacaggcccgcacctcgccgacgtcctgtgcaacccgacaagtacatgagactgctgttttctacggacggtaacgacaacgacatctctgactctgaatttgttctggacagtgacagtgacagtgacagtgactttgacagtgacagtgaaagtgacagggacaatgaactgcgtgaaggtgaggatgaccaccggaacagagaagtgccgttgcctgagaccccagacttctcatttgcttggtcagaagggtcagacttcgtacctgacctgcacgagttttgctctgacaggagtggcgtgacgagagactggccttgcaacgaccagtcaaatgagagtgactttttccgtgcctacttggatgatgagttgatgtcatttgttgcccatcataccaacgaccattttcgtttggtgtgtgagggaatgaatggtcttccacccacttccagggcacggaaatgggaggatacaacggcaagggagttgattgtctttatctccctgatcctgctgatgcctctgtgcaagaagcattatgtgcaggATTACTGGCGTAATGACACTCTTTGCCACCCTCTGTACGGGAAGTATATGACTCGTGACAGATTTTTGCTGTTGCTTGGTTTTCTGAACTTTAGTAACAGTGAAAATTCTAACGACAATGGCCCgcttaggaaagtgaatgaaataatttcaatgatcgttgcacggtatcagaaatatttccatccctttcaaaagctggttattgacgagtcacttgtcctgcacaagggtcgcctctccttcaagcagtacattccgacaaaaagacatcgctttggcattaaactttttgttctttgcgactgtgatacaggaatcgtgcttgacgtgcttgtgtatgcaggcgcacagactgatataccaactgtcagtaagaaagatcctaggggaaagtctggtgccgtcgtctgtaagatgatggcaccatacttcggtaagggtcatattctttacacagacaattggtataccagccctgctttgtgtcagttcctgcacgacaacaacacgggatcttgtggaaccgtacggcggaacagaaagtttatgccaaagttcgacgtacaaaagaccatagttgacgaccccagcaaaccagccaatgatgacacgactcgcacccgaggcaggaagaaggacatgtacactcaaaaagaaaaggctggcaagttgctggccttgagatggagcgacaagcgtgacgtccaccttctctctaccgtccacacaggagctatggcatacactggcaaacgccactgggggacgaggaaggagatttggaagccagatgtagttcacgactacactatgaatatgaggatggtggacaagtgtgacggccagatcacaggcattgagtgtatgagaaggtctaccagatggcaagtcaagttgttcttccatctgatagacatgactatgctcaatgcctacaacatgtggcttgccacacatgagccaacacccaccaagaagatcatgttgcgtcagtttgtctataacacagccatgcagctcctcgagaagtacggcgagctaacctcggccactatgggtcgccgtccagctcagctgctctaccgactgcaaccctcaaaccgccacacacctgtatacaccgagatagttaacgggaggagggtcagcaaacagtgctatgtatgtaagcacacgaccaggcgcccacaaaaacgcacaaggatcaccatcatgtgcaaggaatgcaa